The Metallibacterium scheffleri region GCGCCTCCATGCGCGCCGCGTCGCTGCGCTTGCGGTGATCGTAACCAAGCAGATGCAGTACGCCGTGGATGCTCAGATGCGCGCAGTGCGCGGCCAGCCGCTTGCCTTGCGCGCTTGCCTCGCCTGCCAGCACCGGCGCGCACAATACGATGTCGCCAAGCAGCGGCAGATCCACGCCCGCGGGCAGTTCGACCGGAAACGACAGCACGTTGGTGGCGTAATCGCGGCCGCGGTAGCGCCGGTTGAGCAGGCGTCCCTCGCGCGCGCCGACGATGCGCACCGATAGTT contains the following coding sequences:
- the ybeY gene encoding rRNA maturation RNase YbeY, which codes for MAPRIARPTHRNGVSRAPLLHLHLSYAVTRRGLPAAVSFRRWIETALRVAGRGEAVELSVRIVGAREGRLLNRRYRGRDYATNVLSFPVELPAGVDLPLLGDIVLCAPVLAGEASAQGKRLAAHCAHLSIHGVLHLLGYDHRKRSDAARMEALEVAALAAVGIEDPYRSR